Proteins encoded together in one Yersinia mollaretii ATCC 43969 window:
- a CDS encoding autotransporter outer membrane beta-barrel domain-containing protein produces MSLLNFIQPIHSTRPTNSSTHIPYRLTPCAKTLGALLFILSSTATWASVDNAKKESDRGSWEQEQEWKRDLAKFAQLPEIVELAQQQQQQLPGIVKLMQQLELAQLLELAQRLLPEMVELAHMKLTRAQEQAQLKFVLAQKEKNQTGEEEAQAMAQELTLLQVELEQTPALAPMVILELSKQEEQGEAQEMVKLAEKRAQAAQTKKPTPSKATASKTPPKATATKPKAAPKLVPKPVPAIKDNPQIGSYIANQINAQKMFITDDLQHHQRETHYIDPITGEKKSTHMWLNTSSAKNRFNSGDKQLHTKSSRYAIQLGGPISKWSRGGNDQGLLGITAGFGRATSDSHAIESNRYARGTVEGYNLGLYHLWYANNDTQLGLYIDLLAQYSFFKNQVRTQGVGAFTNYKSYLFTTALETGYKVQLFEKEQARLFVQPNAKVSWQRASGLQHHKATDAQVTIEESNFVATKLGIRTALEFDVDTLSAKALQVSPSFEANWMHDNGNKGAWLSHTYVAPQGNRNIAELKLGIEGKINSNLQLWTHVGQQFGHDKYSETRATIGGNYHF; encoded by the coding sequence ATGTCATTATTAAATTTCATTCAGCCGATTCACTCTACTCGCCCCACCAACTCATCAACTCATATCCCATATCGTTTAACACCTTGCGCTAAAACCCTCGGTGCCCTGTTGTTCATACTGAGCAGTACCGCTACATGGGCGAGTGTTGATAATGCAAAAAAAGAGAGCGACAGGGGGTCGTGGGAGCAGGAGCAGGAGTGGAAGCGAGATCTGGCGAAATTCGCGCAGTTGCCGGAAATAGTGGAGCTCGCGCAGCAGCAGCAACAGCAGCTGCCGGGGATAGTGAAGCTCATGCAGCAGCTGGAACTCGCGCAGCTGCTGGAGCTCGCGCAGCGGCTGCTGCCGGAGATGGTGGAGCTCGCGCATATGAAGCTGACTCGAGCTCAGGAGCAGGCCCAGTTGAAGTTTGTGCTGGCGCAAAAGGAGAAGAACCAAACGGGGGAAGAAGAGGCCCAGGCAATGGCCCAGGAACTCACACTGCTGCAGGTGGAACTGGAGCAAACACCGGCGCTGGCACCAATGGTGATACTGGAACTCTCGAAACAGGAGGAACAGGGGGAGGCACAGGAGATGGTAAAGCTGGCGGAAAAACGAGCACAGGCAGCGCAGACAAAGAAACCGACCCCGTCAAAGGCTACTGCATCGAAAACACCGCCCAAGGCAACCGCAACCAAACCCAAAGCAGCACCTAAACTCGTCCCCAAACCCGTCCCCGCCATTAAAGATAACCCGCAGATCGGAAGCTATATCGCCAACCAAATAAACGCCCAAAAGATGTTTATTACCGATGACTTACAACATCACCAACGAGAAACCCACTATATTGATCCCATCACAGGCGAGAAGAAATCGACCCACATGTGGCTCAATACCTCTAGCGCAAAAAATCGTTTTAATTCAGGCGACAAACAACTGCATACCAAGAGTTCTCGCTACGCGATTCAACTTGGGGGGCCGATAAGCAAATGGAGCCGTGGCGGGAACGATCAGGGGCTTCTGGGTATCACTGCGGGTTTTGGGCGGGCCACAAGCGACAGCCATGCAATTGAATCTAATCGATATGCTCGCGGAACAGTAGAAGGCTATAACCTCGGCTTATACCACCTCTGGTACGCCAACAACGACACTCAACTCGGGCTGTACATTGACTTGCTGGCGCAATACAGCTTTTTCAAAAATCAAGTGAGAACACAAGGCGTTGGCGCGTTCACGAATTACAAATCTTACCTCTTCACCACGGCACTGGAAACGGGTTACAAAGTTCAGTTGTTCGAAAAAGAGCAGGCCAGACTCTTTGTACAGCCTAATGCGAAAGTATCTTGGCAGCGTGCTAGTGGGCTGCAACATCATAAAGCGACTGACGCACAGGTCACGATAGAAGAGAGCAATTTTGTCGCGACTAAATTAGGTATACGAACCGCACTGGAATTTGACGTTGATACTTTGTCTGCCAAAGCCCTGCAAGTCAGCCCCTCCTTTGAAGCCAATTGGATGCATGACAATGGGAATAAAGGCGCATGGCTAAGCCACACCTATGTTGCGCCACAAGGGAACCGCAATATTGCTGAACTGAAACTGGGTATTGAGGGCAAAATCAACAGTAACCTCCAGTTGTGGACTCATGTCGGTCAACAATTTGGGCACGACAAATACTCAGAGACGCGAGCGACGATTGGGGGGAATTACCACTTTTAA
- a CDS encoding M48 family metallopeptidase, protein MQELTYLQGYPEHLQSQVRQLITDQRLGSILRQRYPQPHGYNTDKMLYQFTTDLKNQYLRNAQPLSKVAYDNKIQVMKHALGLHTAISRVQGGKLKAKAEIRVATVFKNAPEAFLKMIVVHELAHLKEKDHNKAFYSLCCHMESQYHQLEFDTRLYLTHLDLFGAIY, encoded by the coding sequence ATGCAGGAACTAACCTATCTGCAAGGTTATCCCGAACACTTACAATCTCAGGTACGTCAACTTATCACTGACCAGCGGCTTGGGAGCATATTGCGCCAGCGATACCCACAACCTCATGGTTACAATACCGATAAAATGCTGTACCAATTCACGACCGACTTAAAAAATCAGTATCTGCGCAATGCTCAACCACTGAGTAAAGTTGCCTACGACAATAAAATTCAGGTGATGAAACATGCGCTGGGTCTGCACACCGCGATTTCCAGAGTGCAGGGTGGCAAATTGAAGGCCAAAGCAGAGATCCGGGTCGCGACCGTATTTAAAAATGCCCCAGAAGCTTTTCTCAAAATGATCGTGGTCCACGAACTGGCACATTTAAAAGAGAAAGATCACAACAAAGCATTCTACAGTTTGTGCTGCCATATGGAGTCGCAATATCATCAGTTAGAGTTTGATACTCGCCTCTATCTGACCCATTTGGATCTTTTTGGCGCGATTTACTAG
- a CDS encoding tagaturonate reductase translates to MQTLNRRDFPGRSHPDKIIQFGEGNFLRAFVDWQIDLLNEHTDLNAGIVVIRPIDTDFPPSLSTQDGLYTAVIRGLNEQGEAVRESRLIRSVNREINIYRQFDEYLALARDANIRFMFSNTTEAGIAWNEADQFSDAPPSSFPAKLTRLLFERFEHFAGAADKGWVLLPCELIDYNGEALRELVLRYASHWQLPVEFTQWLTENNTFCSTLVDRIVTGYPRDEVAALQTELGYQDSFLDTAEYFYLFVIQGPKALAQELRLDQLDLNVRIVDDIKPYKERKVAILNGAHTALVPVAYLSGLDTVGQTMDDAQISRFVEKTITEEIVPVLDLPEEELLSFSQAVLSRFRNPFIQHQLLSIALNGMTKFRTRILPQLLTYQQQQGKLPPRLTFALAALIAFYRGEREGQTYPLQDDAHWLERFSTLWSGVNHNDITLAELVNSVLSDATHWGQDLTAVPQLADQVTEQLQSIIGSGMRAAVAAYS, encoded by the coding sequence ATGCAAACCCTGAACCGTCGTGACTTTCCCGGCCGTAGCCACCCAGACAAAATTATTCAGTTCGGCGAAGGTAACTTCCTGCGTGCTTTTGTCGATTGGCAGATTGATTTACTGAATGAGCATACCGATCTTAATGCTGGGATCGTGGTGATCCGCCCTATCGATACTGATTTTCCGCCCTCACTCAGCACACAGGATGGCCTGTATACGGCGGTGATCCGGGGTTTGAATGAGCAGGGCGAAGCGGTGCGTGAATCCCGCCTGATCCGCTCGGTTAACCGCGAAATCAATATCTACCGTCAATTCGATGAATATCTGGCGCTGGCCCGCGATGCCAATATCCGCTTTATGTTCTCTAACACCACAGAAGCCGGGATTGCTTGGAACGAAGCCGATCAATTCAGTGACGCGCCACCTAGCTCTTTCCCGGCCAAATTGACCCGTCTGCTGTTCGAACGGTTTGAACATTTTGCCGGTGCCGCAGATAAAGGTTGGGTACTGCTGCCTTGCGAACTGATTGATTACAATGGTGAAGCTCTGCGTGAATTGGTACTGCGCTACGCCAGCCACTGGCAACTGCCTGTTGAATTTACTCAGTGGCTGACTGAAAACAACACCTTCTGCTCCACCTTAGTTGACCGCATCGTCACCGGCTATCCACGTGATGAAGTGGCGGCGCTGCAAACTGAACTGGGTTATCAGGATAGCTTCCTCGACACCGCAGAATACTTCTATCTATTTGTTATCCAAGGGCCAAAAGCGTTGGCGCAAGAGCTTCGTCTGGATCAATTAGATCTGAACGTGCGCATTGTTGATGACATCAAACCCTACAAAGAGCGCAAAGTGGCTATCTTGAATGGCGCACACACTGCGCTGGTTCCGGTGGCTTACCTATCTGGGCTAGACACTGTCGGTCAGACGATGGACGACGCCCAGATCAGCCGTTTTGTAGAAAAAACCATTACCGAAGAGATTGTGCCAGTACTGGACTTGCCGGAAGAGGAGTTGTTGTCATTCTCTCAGGCGGTCTTGAGCCGTTTCCGCAACCCGTTCATTCAGCACCAACTTCTCTCTATCGCTTTGAATGGAATGACAAAATTCCGCACCCGTATCTTGCCGCAGTTGCTGACGTATCAGCAGCAGCAAGGCAAATTACCGCCACGCCTGACCTTTGCTCTGGCTGCCCTGATCGCCTTTTATCGTGGCGAACGTGAGGGGCAAACTTACCCATTGCAGGATGATGCTCACTGGTTGGAGCGCTTTTCTACCCTGTGGAGTGGCGTCAATCACAACGACATTACACTGGCTGAATTGGTTAACAGCGTGCTGTCTGATGCGACCCATTGGGGGCAGGATTTGACGGCCGTACCGCAATTGGCCGATCAGGTGACAGAACAACTGCAATCCATCATTGGCAGCGGTATGAGAGCTGCGGTAGCGGCATACAGCTAA
- a CDS encoding UxaA family hydrolase gives MQSIIKIHPLDNVAVALQDLAADEVIESGEFRVKLAQSVVRGHKFALTAIEPGQMIVKYGLPIGHALTLIQPGEHIHSQNAKTNLSDLDEYQYLPEFSELPPQMADREVQIYRRANGNVGIRNELWIIPTVGCVNGIARQIQQRFLKETQDAEGIDGVYLFSHPFGCSQLGQDHENTRTMLQNMVRHPNAGAVLVIGLGCENNQVDVFQTTLGEVDDERVHFMVCQQQDDEVEAGLEHLRALYQAMRDDKRVPGKLSELKFGLECGGSDGLSGITANPLLGRFSDYVIANGGTSVLTEVPEMFGAERILMSRCRDEATFEKTVNMVNDFKQYFIAHNQPIYENPSPGNKAGGITTLEEKSLGCTQKAGQSKVVDVLKYGERLQRPGLNLLSAPGNDAVATSALAGAGCHMVLFSTGRGTPYGGFVPTVKLATNSELAAKKPHWIDFDAGKLIHGTSMDSLLTEFVDLIVDIANGKPARNEVNDFRELAIFKSGVTL, from the coding sequence ATGCAAAGTATTATAAAAATTCACCCGTTGGATAATGTCGCCGTCGCACTGCAAGACTTGGCCGCTGATGAAGTGATTGAGAGCGGTGAGTTTCGCGTTAAGTTAGCTCAATCGGTGGTGCGTGGGCATAAATTTGCCTTAACCGCCATCGAACCGGGGCAAATGATTGTTAAGTATGGTCTGCCTATCGGTCATGCATTAACCCTGATTCAACCGGGCGAACATATTCATTCGCAAAATGCGAAAACCAATCTCAGCGATCTGGATGAGTATCAATATCTGCCAGAATTCAGTGAGTTGCCGCCGCAAATGGCGGATCGCGAGGTGCAGATCTATCGCCGTGCCAATGGCAATGTGGGGATCCGCAATGAACTGTGGATCATCCCAACAGTGGGCTGTGTGAATGGGATCGCGCGCCAGATTCAGCAGCGTTTCCTCAAAGAGACGCAAGATGCTGAAGGTATTGATGGCGTTTATCTGTTCAGCCACCCCTTTGGCTGTTCACAGCTGGGTCAGGATCACGAAAACACCCGCACCATGCTGCAAAACATGGTGCGCCATCCGAATGCCGGTGCGGTGTTGGTGATTGGTTTGGGCTGTGAAAACAATCAGGTAGACGTTTTCCAGACCACGCTGGGCGAAGTTGACGACGAGCGCGTGCACTTTATGGTGTGCCAACAGCAGGATGATGAAGTCGAAGCGGGTCTTGAGCATCTGCGTGCTCTATATCAAGCCATGCGCGATGACAAACGGGTTCCGGGCAAGCTGAGCGAGTTGAAGTTTGGTCTGGAGTGCGGCGGCTCTGATGGGTTATCCGGTATTACCGCCAACCCATTACTGGGGCGCTTCTCCGACTATGTGATTGCGAATGGCGGCACATCGGTGCTGACTGAAGTGCCGGAAATGTTCGGCGCGGAACGCATTCTGATGAGCCGCTGCCGTGATGAAGCCACGTTTGAAAAGACCGTCAACATGGTCAATGACTTCAAACAGTACTTTATTGCGCACAACCAACCGATTTATGAGAACCCATCGCCGGGCAATAAAGCGGGTGGTATTACCACACTGGAAGAGAAATCACTGGGCTGCACCCAAAAAGCGGGGCAGAGCAAAGTGGTTGATGTGCTGAAGTATGGTGAGCGCTTACAACGCCCCGGCCTGAATTTGCTCAGCGCACCGGGCAATGACGCGGTGGCAACCAGTGCATTAGCGGGGGCAGGCTGCCATATGGTGCTGTTTAGCACGGGTCGTGGCACGCCTTACGGCGGTTTTGTCCCCACAGTCAAACTGGCAACCAACAGTGAGTTGGCTGCCAAAAAGCCACACTGGATCGATTTCGATGCGGGCAAACTGATTCATGGCACCTCAATGGACAGCTTACTGACTGAGTTTGTTGATCTGATCGTCGATATTGCGAACGGCAAACCCGCCCGCAATGAAGTGAACGATTTCCGCGAACTGGCGATCTTTAAAAGTGGCGTAACCTTGTAA
- a CDS encoding Gfo/Idh/MocA family protein has translation MIRLAVIGTNWITARFVDAAHESGKIKLVAVYSRKQDQAQKFGADYNVTECFDDLEALAASDQIDAVYIASPNSLHYPQAKLFLSHKKHVICEKSLASNLAEVESLVACAREHEVVLFEAFKTAYLPNFIQLKQSLPRVGKLRKAFINFCQYSSRYQRYLNGENPNTFNPAFSNGSIMDIGYYCLASALALWGEPKSVLASASLLPSGVDAHGTICLNYGDFDVAIIHSKVSQSDIPSEIQGEDGSLVIESISECQSIAFTPRGSHSQDLTQPQHINTMLYEAEVFANLVESRQVEHAGLQLSLLTSRIQTEIRRQTGVIFPADTQPPAI, from the coding sequence ATGATTCGCTTAGCCGTTATTGGCACCAATTGGATCACCGCGCGCTTTGTTGATGCTGCCCACGAAAGTGGAAAGATAAAACTGGTCGCGGTTTACTCTCGTAAACAGGATCAGGCTCAAAAATTTGGTGCTGATTATAACGTCACTGAATGCTTTGATGATCTGGAAGCGCTAGCGGCGAGTGATCAAATTGATGCAGTCTATATCGCCAGCCCGAACTCCTTGCATTACCCTCAGGCTAAACTGTTCCTCAGTCATAAAAAGCACGTTATCTGTGAAAAATCATTGGCATCAAATCTGGCCGAAGTCGAATCACTGGTAGCCTGCGCCCGCGAGCATGAAGTGGTGCTGTTTGAAGCCTTTAAAACGGCCTATTTGCCTAATTTTATTCAGCTAAAACAGTCGCTGCCACGCGTGGGTAAACTGCGTAAAGCTTTTATTAATTTCTGCCAATACTCCTCCCGTTACCAACGTTATCTGAATGGCGAAAACCCGAATACCTTTAATCCGGCGTTTTCTAACGGCTCGATCATGGATATTGGCTACTACTGTCTGGCCAGTGCGCTGGCACTGTGGGGTGAACCCAAATCAGTGCTCGCCAGTGCCAGCTTACTGCCCAGCGGGGTGGATGCCCACGGCACCATTTGTCTGAATTACGGTGATTTTGATGTGGCTATTATCCACTCGAAAGTTAGCCAATCAGATATCCCCAGTGAAATTCAGGGCGAAGATGGTTCGCTGGTGATCGAAAGTATCTCTGAATGCCAATCCATTGCCTTTACGCCACGCGGCAGCCATTCACAAGACCTGACGCAACCGCAGCATATTAATACTATGCTGTATGAAGCTGAGGTTTTTGCCAATCTGGTTGAAAGTAGGCAGGTGGAACACGCGGGGTTGCAGTTGTCATTACTGACATCGCGTATTCAGACGGAGATTCGCCGTCAGACTGGCGTTATTTTCCCAGCAGATACCCAGCCACCTGCTATCTAG
- a CDS encoding TerC family protein, with the protein MMNTVGTPLLWGSFAVVVTIMLAIDLLLQGRRGSQTMTLRQAACWSLVWVSLSLLFNAGFWWYLAETVGREVADKQALAFLTGYLIEKALAVDNVFVWLMLFSYFAVPANLQRRVLIYGVLGAIVLRTIMIFAGSWLVSQFSWILYLFGAFLLFTGIKMALAKEDDTPIGEKPLVRWIRNHLRMTDELHGDRFTVRKNGLLYATPLVLVLILVELSDVIFAVDSIPAIFAVTTDPFIVLTSNLFAILGLRAMYFLLASVAERFSMLKYGLSVILVFIGTKMMLIDLFHIPIGISLGVVAGILALTLLINVWVNHRTDRRSAADKATDKSSS; encoded by the coding sequence ATGATGAATACCGTGGGTACTCCCTTATTGTGGGGTAGTTTTGCTGTTGTGGTGACGATCATGCTCGCCATCGACTTGCTGTTACAGGGGCGTCGTGGCTCCCAAACTATGACACTGCGCCAGGCGGCTTGCTGGTCACTGGTCTGGGTGAGTTTGTCTCTGCTGTTCAACGCCGGTTTCTGGTGGTATCTGGCCGAAACCGTCGGCCGTGAAGTCGCCGACAAACAAGCGCTAGCCTTTCTGACCGGCTATCTGATTGAAAAAGCACTCGCTGTCGATAACGTCTTCGTCTGGCTGATGCTATTTAGCTATTTTGCTGTCCCTGCCAATTTGCAGCGCCGAGTGCTGATTTACGGTGTACTGGGTGCGATTGTGCTGCGTACTATCATGATCTTCGCCGGAAGCTGGCTGGTGTCGCAATTCAGTTGGATCCTGTATTTGTTCGGGGCCTTCCTGCTGTTTACCGGTATCAAGATGGCATTGGCGAAAGAGGACGACACACCTATCGGTGAAAAGCCGCTGGTTCGCTGGATTCGTAATCATCTGCGTATGACTGACGAACTGCATGGCGACCGCTTTACTGTGCGTAAAAACGGCCTGCTCTACGCCACACCACTGGTGCTGGTATTGATTCTGGTTGAGTTAAGTGATGTGATTTTTGCCGTCGACAGCATCCCAGCTATCTTCGCCGTCACGACCGATCCCTTTATTGTATTGACCTCTAACCTGTTTGCTATTTTAGGCTTACGCGCCATGTACTTTTTGCTAGCAAGCGTGGCCGAGCGCTTCTCCATGTTGAAGTACGGCTTATCGGTCATTCTGGTGTTTATCGGTACCAAAATGATGCTTATCGATCTGTTCCATATCCCTATCGGCATTTCATTAGGTGTGGTGGCCGGTATTTTGGCGCTGACATTGTTGATTAACGTTTGGGTGAATCATCGCACAGATCGTCGTTCAGCAGCAGATAAGGCTACTGATAAGTCGTCATCTTAG
- a CDS encoding YgjV family protein, with translation MTLYWFAQAVGVLAFFVGITLFFNRDERRFRLQLSAYSAIIGCHFFLMGASAAGSSAMLNALRNLVAAKTHSIVAMMVFIILTLAFGLWRMQSAIEILPIFGTVISTWAMFRTHGLTTRCVMWISTVCWVIHNVWLGSIGGSLIEGSFLLLNGFNIIRFRRLQLKGIDPFKVEKKATKEEAAQ, from the coding sequence ATGACCCTCTATTGGTTTGCTCAAGCCGTTGGCGTACTGGCCTTTTTTGTCGGTATCACCCTATTTTTCAACCGCGATGAGCGGCGCTTCAGACTTCAACTCTCAGCATACAGTGCCATTATTGGCTGCCATTTCTTCCTGATGGGGGCCAGTGCTGCCGGCAGCAGCGCCATGCTTAATGCGTTACGTAATCTGGTGGCTGCTAAAACCCATAGTATCGTGGCGATGATGGTGTTTATCATCCTGACGCTGGCGTTTGGCCTCTGGCGTATGCAGAGTGCGATAGAGATTTTACCGATTTTTGGCACCGTCATCAGCACTTGGGCGATGTTCCGCACCCATGGGTTGACCACCCGCTGCGTGATGTGGATCTCCACTGTCTGTTGGGTGATCCATAATGTGTGGTTGGGGTCTATTGGCGGGTCATTGATTGAGGGCAGTTTCTTGCTGCTCAACGGCTTTAATATTATCCGTTTCCGTCGGCTGCAACTCAAAGGGATCGACCCTTTTAAAGTTGAGAAAAAAGCGACCAAAGAAGAGGCCGCCCAATAA
- the uxaC gene encoding glucuronate isomerase, with amino-acid sequence MSQFLTEDFLLDTEFARRLYHDYAKDQPIYDYHCHLPPEQIAENYRFKNLYDIWLKGDHYKWRAMRTNGVAERLCTGDASDREKFEAWAATVPHTIGNPLYHWTHLELRRPFGITGKLLSPKTSEEIWQRGNELLAQESFSARGIMQQMNVKMVGTTDDPIDDLRHHKAIAADGSFNIKVLPSWRPDKAFNIEAPSFNDYMQRLEAAADTSISRFADLCTALNKRMDHFAAHGCKVSDHALDVVVYGEADEATLDAILARRLAGNQPSTEEIAQFKTAVLVFLSGEYHRREWVQQYHIGALRNNNSRMFNLVGPDIGFDSINDQPLAQPLSRLLDAQGLRNALPKTILYCLNPRDNEVIGTMVGNFQGEGAAGKMQFGSGWWFNDQKDGMQRQMTQLAQLGLLSRFVGMLTDSRSFLSYTRHEYFRRILCQMIGRWVEDGEAPADIELLGSMVKNICFDNAKQYFAIEL; translated from the coding sequence ATGTCGCAGTTTTTGACCGAAGACTTTTTGCTCGACACCGAATTCGCCCGTCGTCTGTATCATGACTATGCAAAAGATCAGCCGATTTATGATTATCACTGCCATTTACCCCCAGAGCAGATTGCAGAAAACTACCGCTTTAAGAATCTGTATGACATCTGGTTGAAAGGTGACCACTATAAGTGGCGTGCGATGCGGACCAATGGTGTTGCAGAACGTCTGTGTACCGGTGATGCCAGTGACCGCGAGAAGTTCGAAGCTTGGGCGGCAACGGTTCCTCATACCATCGGTAACCCGCTCTATCACTGGACACATCTGGAATTGCGTCGTCCATTTGGTATTACAGGTAAATTATTGTCACCGAAAACGTCAGAAGAGATCTGGCAGCGTGGTAATGAATTACTGGCTCAGGAGAGCTTCTCTGCCCGTGGCATCATGCAGCAGATGAATGTCAAAATGGTCGGCACCACTGATGACCCTATTGACGACCTGCGCCACCACAAAGCCATCGCCGCTGATGGCAGCTTTAACATTAAAGTGCTGCCAAGCTGGCGTCCGGACAAAGCCTTCAACATTGAAGCACCGAGTTTTAACGACTACATGCAGCGTCTGGAAGCGGCCGCCGATACTTCCATCAGCCGCTTTGCCGATCTCTGTACTGCACTGAACAAACGTATGGACCACTTTGCCGCCCACGGCTGTAAAGTTTCTGACCATGCGTTGGACGTGGTGGTTTACGGTGAAGCAGACGAAGCCACATTGGATGCGATTTTAGCGCGTCGTCTGGCGGGCAATCAGCCGAGCACTGAAGAAATTGCACAGTTTAAAACCGCCGTACTGGTATTCCTGTCTGGCGAATATCATCGCCGCGAATGGGTGCAGCAGTATCACATTGGTGCGCTGCGTAACAATAACAGCCGCATGTTTAATCTGGTGGGGCCGGATATCGGTTTTGACTCCATCAATGACCAACCGCTGGCGCAGCCGCTATCCCGCCTGTTGGATGCACAGGGTCTGCGTAATGCACTGCCAAAAACCATCCTTTACTGTCTGAATCCACGTGATAACGAAGTGATCGGCACCATGGTCGGCAACTTCCAAGGCGAAGGCGCGGCAGGGAAAATGCAGTTTGGTTCCGGCTGGTGGTTCAACGACCAGAAAGATGGGATGCAGCGCCAAATGACCCAACTGGCACAGTTGGGCTTGCTAAGCCGTTTTGTTGGCATGCTGACAGATAGCCGTAGCTTCTTGTCATATACCCGCCATGAATACTTCCGCCGCATTTTGTGCCAGATGATTGGCCGCTGGGTTGAAGACGGCGAAGCACCTGCGGATATTGAGCTGCTGGGTTCCATGGTGAAAAACATCTGTTTCGATAACGCGAAACAATATTTTGCCATTGAGCTATAA
- the sstT gene encoding serine/threonine transporter SstT: MEKTPSGFIGFIIRGSLVKQILIGLVAGIILALVSTPAAMAVGLFGTLFVGALKAVAPVLVLMLVMASISNHKQGQKTSIRPILFLYLLGTFSAALIAVAVSFMFPSTLVLATQNADITPPGGIVEVLKGLLNSVVANPIHALLNANYIGILAWAVGLGVALRHAADTTKALINDMSDAVTKVVRVVIRFAPLGIFGLVSSTMAETGFGVLLGYAQLLVVLIGCMLLVALVVNPLIVYWKIRRNPYPLVFACLRESGVTAFFTRSSAANIPVNMEMCKKMNLNEDTYSVSIPLGATINMAGAAITITVLTLAAVHTLGIAVDLPTALLLSVVAAICACGASGVAGGSLLLIPLACGMFGIPNEVAMQVVAVGFIIGVLQDSAETALNSSTDVLFTAAACQADDARLANPDPLASRKIV; encoded by the coding sequence ATGGAAAAGACACCTTCTGGATTTATCGGATTTATTATTCGCGGTAGTTTAGTTAAACAGATACTCATCGGCTTGGTTGCCGGTATCATTTTAGCGTTAGTCTCCACCCCTGCAGCAATGGCCGTCGGCCTGTTCGGTACGTTATTCGTTGGCGCATTAAAAGCCGTCGCACCTGTTCTGGTCTTAATGCTGGTGATGGCCTCGATCTCCAATCATAAACAAGGGCAGAAAACCAGTATCCGCCCTATTCTGTTTTTGTATCTGTTAGGCACCTTTTCCGCGGCACTGATTGCGGTTGCCGTCAGCTTTATGTTCCCATCCACATTGGTCTTGGCCACCCAAAATGCGGATATCACCCCGCCCGGCGGAATTGTTGAAGTATTGAAGGGCTTACTGAACAGTGTGGTCGCGAACCCTATCCATGCACTGCTGAATGCCAACTATATCGGTATCTTGGCTTGGGCTGTGGGCTTGGGCGTTGCCTTACGTCACGCAGCAGATACCACCAAGGCATTGATTAATGATATGTCTGATGCCGTCACCAAAGTGGTACGGGTGGTTATCCGCTTCGCACCGCTGGGTATTTTTGGGCTGGTTTCTTCAACCATGGCAGAAACGGGTTTTGGCGTGTTGTTGGGTTATGCACAGCTGCTTGTGGTGTTGATTGGTTGCATGTTACTGGTGGCATTAGTGGTCAACCCATTGATTGTTTACTGGAAAATCCGCCGCAATCCCTATCCATTGGTGTTCGCCTGCCTGCGTGAAAGTGGTGTTACCGCCTTCTTTACCCGCAGTTCAGCCGCCAACATTCCCGTGAATATGGAAATGTGCAAGAAGATGAACCTGAATGAAGATACTTACTCTGTCTCCATCCCGTTGGGTGCCACCATCAACATGGCGGGCGCGGCGATTACCATCACCGTGCTGACACTGGCGGCGGTTCATACCTTGGGTATTGCCGTGGATCTGCCAACCGCCCTGCTGTTAAGTGTGGTTGCGGCGATCTGCGCCTGTGGCGCATCCGGTGTGGCCGGTGGCTCGCTGCTGCTGATCCCGCTGGCATGCGGCATGTTTGGGATTCCGAATGAAGTGGCGATGCAGGTGGTTGCTGTTGGTTTCATCATCGGCGTATTGCAGGATTCAGCCGAAACCGCGCTGAACTCCTCAACCGACGTGCTGTTTACTGCGGCGGCGTGTCAGGCTGACGATGCAAGATTGGCGAATCCCGATCCGCTGGCGAGCCGTAAAATCGTCTGA